ATGCAAGTTACCGTGTCCTCGACCCCTTTGCCCATCCATTCCAACTTTGCTTTTATAATACCACCCCCAATGCCTTTACCCTTGCTCTGCGTATGGGTACTGTTAGGTCTGAGTCTATGAGGCGTTGGGTTTGGGAAGCCAACCGTGGCAACCCAGTAGGCGAAAATGCCACTCTTACCTTTGGAACTGAAGGAAATCTTGTCTTAGCTGATGCTAATGGTCGAATTGCTTGGCAAACCTACACTGCCAATAAAGGTGTTGTTGGGTTCAATCTACTCTCAAATGGTAACATGGTTCTTTATGACTCCAAGGGTACGTTCATTTGGCAAAGTTTTGATCACCCAACTGATACCCTGTTAGTAGGTCAGTCTCTTAAGCTTGGGGCCGCAACCAAGCTTGTGAGTCGAGCTTCTGAAAAGCAGAACATCAATGGTCCTTATAGTTTGGTCATGGAGGACAAGACCATGGCCATGTATTATAAAAGTCCAAATTCCCCAAATCCACTTCTTTACTTCACATTTTCGAGATTATTGGATGTAATGGCTCCTTTGCAGCAGGTGACATTTAGATCAGAtttatccttagcataccaaggtgcAAAGTCGTCAGGAGGAACCATCACTCTGAGAAGGCCTAAATACGACACCACTTTGTCATATCTTCGCTTGGAAATTGATGGAAACCTTAGAATCTACACTTACGACGATAATGCAGATTGGAGTGCTTGGCAAGTGACCTACGCTCTGTTTTCCAGAGACTCTTGGGAAACTGAATGCCAATTGCCTGAAAGGTGTGGGAACTTTGGTCTCTGCCAGGATGAACAATGTGTTGCTTGTCCATCGCCAAAGGGGTTGCTGGGCTGGAGCAAGAATTGCCAGGCAGCAAAGGTATCATGTGGAGTGAAAGATTTTTACTACTACAAACTACAAGGTGTTGATCATTTCAATTCCAAGTACACAAATGGAGATGGACCCATGAAGCAGGATGCCTGTAGCAGCAAATGCACCAAGGATTGCAAATGTATGGGTTATTTCTACCACACCCAGTCATCCAGATGCTGGATTGCCTATGATCTCAAAACATTGACAAAAGTTGCTAATTCTACACACATGGCCTTCATCAAGGCTCCAAATAAGTAATTAGTTAAGAGCTGGGAGTTTTTTTCTTGGATTGAATAAGTAATTAGGAAAAATGGAAAATGCCTGTAATATGTCCTTTCTGACGCGGAGAATAGTggaaaataacaaaattacagaGGAGGGAAAATATCCTTTATCTTTTTGTTTTATAAATATATGTTGCTCTCCTTCCATTTCTCCAAGCAAAAGTTCATGAAATTTTTGAGTTTCAAATGGAAGATTTCTGTCCAAACTTGTCCAGGCTGATTATACATGTAGTTTTTTACCTgacaaattaattttgaaaaatacatgataataaaaaatttgtttgtataatccTTCCATGTTAAGattttatcatatatatatatatatatatatatatatatatatatatatatatatatatatatatatatattattgcaaTACATTTTGAACTCACAAGAGACACTTAGAAAACTAGCAGTCCATTTAAACAGGCCTTTTTGTTATGAGCAACTGTAGATGAATTGTATTACTCGGGGAAATGGATATAAAAAGACCAGCTGATCATATACTATCACACATATAATCACCAGAAACAGCTGCTACCAGTAAAAATTACATGGATTAAAGCAATACCAGAAACTCATaggaaacatatatatatatatatatatatatatatatatatatatatatataaactttttTAAGAAATTGCTACATAACATTATAGAAAAAGAATTTATCATATGACATTACAGGCGATAAAATTAAACTCATCTAAAAGCTTGGCATGTGatattttaaaaagattaaaaattactatgtgataaattatttatcaaatatggttaatttaattttattgcatccacatataatttttttttttatcgaaaATATGTAGGAAAGAGGCaagtattttaatttaaaattatgattttaattttataaaatttatttaaaattttaattattttagtagaatttgattttacttataataaattgcaattttttatattattatattaataatcaatcaataaaaaaataaaaataacgcTGACAAAATCATAGAATTCAATAGATCTCAAGGAAAATTCATTAGAACGGTAGCACTCGTTTTCTCTGCCTTGTCGGTCCGATCGATTAGGAGAGACCACTATCCGGATCATGAGAACGAGCTCTGCAGTTTCTTTGCCGCTGCAGCCTGAGAGAAAAAGAGGGTGACAACAAGGAATACGCTGATGCTCCTCCCCTTCCTCGCTGATCTACTGCCGTGAGCCCCATCCGCCCTCTTGCGCTGCTGTCGAAATCCAAAGAAGAGAGCATTTCTTGATTGATTCAAGCTAGCTGTCCAATTTCAGAGAACTCGTTCATCCTGAGGTGATAAACTCTTCGATTTGGTTTTTGAACGTTCCGCTTGTTTTGGCTGCCTTTGCGATCCCCcccttttgtgtgtgtgtgtgtgtgtattgttAATTTGTTAGGTTTTGGTGGTGAATTTTCTGTTCTGCGTTGTTAGTAGAGAATTGCAGTTTTGGACATCTTAAATACCTGAACCACTGTGAAGTTAAATTCCAATTTTGATAAAATCATCCTTTGATTTGAATAAGAAATATTGATTTTGTGTTTTGGCTTTGTGATTATGATAGTGAGTCTGGTCTTGTGGttgaagagggatataggtgtCAGTTAAATTTGATAATGAGCAGTGAATTTCATGCCGTAGAGTAGGAGGAACCAGTGActcagagagagagacagaggggGAGAGAGATATACTTTTATCTGTCTTTCTTTCGGATTTTATATAAGGTTATTTTTGACATTTCATTGTCCTCTAACTGTAATTTGGGACCAATTTGGGAGTAGGATCATTTTGATAATGGAATAAACCTGGAAGAAGCAAtcgtttcaaattaaaaataggaCTAACTATGGTTTTTGACAACCTTGAGTGGGCAAGCTGTATTGGTACACCATTGCAATTTGAAACATTTAAGCATGTGTAGCACTATATCTAGCTTCATTTCGAATTTGGTATTATATGGTTGTGAAATTAATTTCTGTCTTTATCAATGCTACAGGATCTTGTTATGGGAATCAGTAAAACAGAAGTAAACTTAAGGAGGTTGCTTGCAGCTGCACCTCAGCAACAAAATAAAGCAAAACTTATACATGTATGTTCATAGATCTCAGCACTGAAGGTTTTCTTCAACAATGTTTTTATCTGGCTATATTTTATGTTGTTTTTGGCTTTTTTAAATCGAATTAGTGGTGTGAGTAAACTCAATTCTGTCATATGCATCTCCTTATTCGAGAATTTAATTGCTGGTCATTATCTGTGGATAATTTCAACAATGGAACTTTGCAGTATGTTGCTACTTTACGGGAACAATTGGAACAATTGGCTGAAGAAAGAAATCCAGATGGCTTACCTAGGTCTGTCTACTGTTTCTTAATTTCTTCTGTTGAATTTGTAATGAGTTTCTGTAGAATTTCCTGAGGGAAAATTTTTTCAAATGCCCTTTTCAAGGAAAATTGACTTGCTCTTCAAAAAAAATTTGTGAACTTTCTTTGATTGTGAGTCAGTTCGCTCTGTCCTGATTATTAGCTGTTATTGATCTAATGGGACAAAAACTCATGACAACATTTCTTTTAGGGAGTTCTGAAATGATCGGGCTGTCTCTTTGTCCtctcttcttcttattcttctttttttttgttatttttcctCAATAGTGGTTGAGATTTTCATGTTTCTGCAACAGTCCCTAAACTTTGTATGCGGTGCTATTGTAACTTCTTTTTTGTTTACATTTTTACAGAGTTTCAAAGGCTAAGGTGAATGATTATTCTGAGAAGATTGAAGCCATTGCTACCAGAATAGCTGCACCATTGGTGTGTTCTATAACCTAGAAATTAAATATGTTGTATATTGTTAAAATCATTGGTGTCATTGTGAAATTCAGTGATTTTTCTAAAGTAGTTACGCTAGCAATAGATTGAATTTATGGAAGtggatttatattatttttacaaaGTTCAAAGAGTAAGTTATCTTATTTTTAATGTTTTTCCTTCAAGTActaaaaaactaatgaaatattATAGCCATTGCAATGTGGTTATCTAGGAAAGTGTAGTTTTTAATAATTGTGGTGGACAGTAGAGGAGTTGTGAAATTATATTTGGGTATTGAAGGAAACATGGGGCATCTTGGCTGATCTCACTTTTGTTGAAGAGATTTTACACAGGATCAGATATTATTGTTTGTTGAAAACTTGTCTTTGAGTAAACTTCCTTTTCTCCCCACTATGATGCCCATCTTGTTGCATCTGTTGACTTGGTAGATTGCAACAAATTAATTGGCTTAGTTTCTCTGGCTACATGTCATCCTTCATCCAGTCACTTACCCCTTTGTTCCAGTGAAAGTGTAGTGGTTGTTCTTATTGGTTCAGATATGGGATTTGTTTCATCTATTAATGCGTGCTTTTCAAAGTTGAGTTTTTTTAAGTGCTGCATTGACTGTAATGCAGATGTAAACAAGTAtgtgaattttataattttaagtttaatGTGAATAGTTTTTCTTATAAGCTTTGATTGGAAGTCATATGCACAAATGCCAATTTCAACTCTACAGTTTTCATGACCATAATGGGCCTTGAATGGAAAAGTTGCTTTCCAGCAATCTAGTGCTGAGAAATTTTGGTAGGACTTGAAGGCTATTGAGTTTCTCTTTAATATGGTCTCATTCTTTCTATCTTCAACTTTTCATGGGAAAAGGTTCCATTGCAGATTATTGGTCATTGTTGAAACTCAATCTAACACCTGTGGACAGCTGAATTGTCCTCAACGTTCCTGCCTTCTAATCCAGTAAATTTCATTGAGTTCTAAAttttttgtgttctgtttttttttttttgggtcaatTTGAGGAGAATCTAACTTGCGTGTAACTGCCTCATGTGTATTCCCTTATGTTTTTTAAAGAACAATCACTTGTCAAATTAATTGGCATTTTTTTGGGCATGTCTCTTAGGTGTTGTGAGGGCCTTGTCTTATGACAATATACTGGTGCAAGCACACACATGCAATCATTCATTTACATCTGTACATTCATCTTGTAATGTCGCCTCCATTTGTTTCATAGCAAATTATACGTGTATTTTGTGGTAAATGTTATAATTGCTAATCGCCTTTTATATGTCTAATTCTCAGCCTCATGTTTTGGTATCTGAAAAGTCTGATGCTGGGAGTTCTGCAAAAGAAAGTCCTAAAGCAGATGGAGAAACTCACTTCCCCTCTTCTCCAGGCTTGAGAAGAAGATTTGTGTAAATGAATCTGTAGTTGTTAGAACTTGTGTGATATATGGAATCTCCCAATTTGTGGCTTTATCTTCTCCTTTCTCCCCCTCTTCCAGGTTATAATTTgtttccttttgaatcatgtcgcaTATCAAACAGGTCATCGTCAAATATTGATGACAGAACTCATGACCTAAATCAGGTTCATACATCAGCGCCTGTCAAACTGGATACTGCAGCAAAAGCACACATTGAGAAGCACAGGTGCTTTATTACTGTTCATTCAGGGTACACTTGAttgtgaaatatgcattttaataaaaattttgaaaatacaaTTTCATTTGCATGTCATACTGCACAAGTTTACGTACTCCAGTGGGAATTCCACACCACACCACTTAGGCACTTACAACTATGAATTGCTATCTTCCTAGAGCTAAAGGCTGCTCATTTGCTAAAGGTGCCCTGACTATGCACCTGGGATAGTCTTCTTGAGGAGATTAGCTACCACCTTTCCATGTGGTGAATAAGCCATGATTCCAGTTTAAGCTTCTTTCTGTACCTAGAATTTTAATGGGATAAAGTGTATTCCATCAGCAAGTACTCTTATTTGACCTGACGTGGTACCTTGTGTGGCATCAGCCTGAtcctagagagagagagagatattttTTCCCTTTGGGTTGTTTTTTGTTttgaggaggggggggggggggggggggatggGTGTGTGGTGTGGAGTGTAAGAAAGGAAGTAGTTGGGGGGAGGAGGACAAGGCACACACCAATGTTGGCCTTCCCCCTACCTCAACTCCCTTCCTCAGATACGGTGGAAAGTCCATTGCAAATGTGAGTTTCATGTGTAATATGGTATGGTAACTGTTTCTAATCTATACTGCAAACTTGAAATGAATATAGAAAAATCATCACAATAGAGGCGTAGATATTCGAACAGAACTTGTTCACATCTTATTTCTGCAAGTTCTTATTAAATTTTTGGCTCTGGTAACAGAAAGCTTCAGGAGGATTTGACTGATGAAATGGTCGGGTTGGCACAGCAACTCAAAGAAAGTAGTCTCATGATGAGTCAGTCCCTGCAAAATACTGAAAAGGTGATGATTTTTATTATCCTATGATGCATAGTTTCATGAATTAATGTTGACAATTCATGGGAAATGCATTACTGTCTGAGGACAATGTTCAATTTTAGTGTTAATGGGTACATCTTATATTTTCTGGAGGAAGTGTTGCGCAATTTGGTGCTCCATTATTCTTTCAGTTTTGCTCATGATTAATTTTGATATGAAATGTGACTCAAAACAGATAAAAGCTCAATTTACCCCTAAACTTTTGTGCAATGTCCAATTTGACCCAAGAaggatggattttttttttttgagagaaACTGATTTTATTATTTCAATATTATACCCTTCCATGTCTCTTTCACATTATGCACCTCCTCCTTCAATTAGGGAGCATGAAAAAAATTTTGGCCTGGGTGGAAATACATTCCAACTATAAAGAAAAGAGAAACTCGTTTTCTATTTTCATGTTTGCTTCCTATTGTCCATCAACTCATTTTTCTTCCTTCCTGATCAAGGATGTTTGTATTCGTTGTATTTGTTATTAGTTTGCTTAAACAGAATCTGAAAGGCATTCTACATTGGCTCTGCCTACCTCTTAGGCTGTCCTACAGTCCTACTGCTCAAGTTGTCATTATTTGTTGCATCTCTGCATCTATGGCTGTGTAAACCATGCATCACCATCACTACTACAAGTTGTTAAACTGCTGCTGACAATTACAAAATTTGGCTTGTGAAAAGTAGTGGTTAAATTGTACAGTTATCATCTGGCCCATTCTCCTCGCCCCCTTCCCCCCCTCTGTCTCTCTGTGCGACGTGTTCTCACACACACTCCATCTCAGCACTCCCAGAATAAATATCTAGCATCTCAACTATCCTGAGCTCTTAGCAGAGCAGTCAACATTGTTGTGCAAGATGTGCTATATGTTTCCTGCTTGAATTAATTACACTGCGAGTCATGTTGGGTTTCTCCTGACTTTTGCTTGTCATGTGTTGTGTGATTTGATGAGTGATTTCAGTCATGGACCCTGATTGTTTGTTTGTGTGCAGATACTTGATTCTACGGAGAAGGCTGTTGAGCAGAGCTTGGCTAGCACTGGTCGTGCCAATGTACGAGCCTTGGAGGTATACTCAAAAACTTCCAAGACCACATGCTTCACATGGCTTGTGATTTTTCTAATGACATGTATTTTCATCATGGTTGTGCTCCTAATTCGTGTCACTTGAGCTGATCTTCAGTTCTTGGGATAAGCAATCTATTCCCAAGCAGTAGACATGGTAATGCTACTATCTTTCAATATGATTGTCGCATTTAACCATGTCATAATGCCTTGTAAATTTCTGGAGCTCAAGTAgcgaactgaaaattttgcttacatGCACCCGAAAAATAGTAATGAGAAGTATATTTGTTGGATACTGTTTTCTTTCTTAAATCGTGCAACTGTTGAAATTGGTTCTCAATTTATACTGTAATGAATGGACAACTAACTCAACTCAGCTCAACTCAATTAAatctttatttcaaaaatttattggggtcggctatatggattctctttctctactttaaacgattttgggttaaatcctaaaAAATGTGTAATATTTTTagttcatgttgtactactcttctccaagtcagtttaggtttaTCTCTTCTTTTATTTCTATTCTCTTACCCAacatgctctacttgtctaactagagcctccatatgtctacacttcatatgaccaaactacttcaatctcccttctctcaacttatcctcaattagcacaactcctaccttttctctaatactccaattacggactttatctagtctagtatggccactcatctaccttaacattctcatctccgcaactcttattttagacacatatgactccttcattgcccaacactcactaccatataatatggtCGTTCGTATGGCtgtgcggtaaaattttcctttcaacttattgagaatcttgtgatcacataaaactcttgtggcatgtctccacttcaatCATCCGCCTTTAATCCTATGGCTAATATCCtcttcacatcccccatctacttgaaagattgagccaagatatttaaagtgattaccttggggcaataccactccatccaaattaACTCCTTTTCTATCACAAGTTCAagtttcactgaacttgcaatatatgtattctgtcttcgttctacttaacttaaagccctttgactctagagtacgtctccaaagctctagctttcgattgactccttctcgcgtcttatCTATCAGAACCATATCATCcgtaaacatcatgcaccaagggatactcttttgtatatgtttcgtcaattcatctagaactaatgtaaaaaaTGTAAGGGCTTACAGCTAAACATTGgtataatccaattgagatagaaaaatctcttgtatcctttcccactgtgcgcacaatagtagttgctacttcatacatatctttcaacacttgtatgtacctaatagatactctcttttgttttaacactctccataagacatctcttggaatactatAATAAACTTTCtacaaatcaataaaaatcatatGTAGATCTTTTTTCACATCTTTACATTTCTCAATcaaacttctaatgagaaagatcgttttcatagttgaacgaccaggcatgaattcaaattgattaggagagatagaagtgtcatgacgtaaTTGATGTTTCACAACTCTCtcctacaacttcatagtatgactctTGCGTTTAATTTCTCTATAATTTGAGTAACTCTGTATgtatcccttatttttaaaaataggtactaaaatactcttcctccatttatcaggcattttctctgagtttagaatcttattaaacaatttagttaaccatgtcactccCAAATCTCCcaacactttcacacttcaattggtattccatcaggTCCACAAGTTTTACCAACTTTTATTCTCTTAAGTCTTCCTTTGCTTCTGAAGATTTAAtcattctagtataattcacattcttgtcTATTGctttatagtctatattcacgctattactattttgactattattaaagagatcatcaaaataatttctttatGTTTCTTTAATGTTTTCATCTTTCACCAATATTTTTCCTCCTTTATTCTTAATGATTTAACTTGATTGAgaccttgacatttcttttctcccttcctcgctaatctataaatatctttctccccttctttagtttcaagtttctcaaatAACTTTTTAAATGCCTGCGTTtttgcttgactaactgtctttcttgtctctttctttgctatcttgtactattcacactcctcattattatcacacttaggtaatttcttataccattctctctcttcactaccttttgtacttcctcattccacaactatctctcttttgagggcggTCCATGttctctagactctccaagtacttttgtagctgcttctttaatttttgatgccatctgtatccacatgctattggcctccacatccagcttccatacttcggactcgagaagctcttgaacttcacttgctttactcctttgaacttccactactttgttcgagctacaatatttcttctagcattacttgaattattcctaaacttgacatttaAGACCACTAATCGATGTTAACTTGTTAAAATCTATCCCGGaacgaccttgcaatccttgcatagagctctatttgtcttcttggTTAAGAGAAAGTCAATTTGACTTCTATGTTTCCCACTTTTGAAAGTTACTAATATGACtccctttttataaagtaggtatttgctagtattaggtcgtacgcCATAGCAAAATTTAAGATGCTTTTCCCCTCCTTATTTTGGCTTCTAAAACCAAAACCTTCataaacattctcataaccttgcctatcactttctacatgtccattcaaatctccaccgataAAAACACTCTtttcatttggtatgctttgcattagatcatcgat
The Hevea brasiliensis isolate MT/VB/25A 57/8 chromosome 15, ASM3005281v1, whole genome shotgun sequence genome window above contains:
- the LOC110670311 gene encoding epidermis-specific secreted glycoprotein EP1-like, translated to MFSISIEKPLLSLCFFFSIFSFIAQASVPPSATFKYVNEGEFGPYIVEYDASYRVLDPFAHPFQLCFYNTTPNAFTLALRMGTVRSESMRRWVWEANRGNPVGENATLTFGTEGNLVLADANGRIAWQTYTANKGVVGFNLLSNGNMVLYDSKGTFIWQSFDHPTDTLLVGQSLKLGAATKLVSRASEKQNINGPYSLVMEDKTMAMYYKSPNSPNPLLYFTFSRLLDVMAPLQQVTFRSDLSLAYQGAKSSGGTITLRRPKYDTTLSYLRLEIDGNLRIYTYDDNADWSAWQVTYALFSRDSWETECQLPERCGNFGLCQDEQCVACPSPKGLLGWSKNCQAAKVSCGVKDFYYYKLQGVDHFNSKYTNGDGPMKQDACSSKCTKDCKCMGYFYHTQSSRCWIAYDLKTLTKVANSTHMAFIKAPNK
- the LOC110670367 gene encoding uncharacterized protein LOC110670367 isoform X1, with the translated sequence MLQDLVMGISKTEVNLRRLLAAAPQQQNKAKLIHYVATLREQLEQLAEERNPDGLPRVSKAKVNDYSEKIEAIATRIAAPLPHVLVSEKSDAGSSAKESPKADGETHFPSSPGLRRRFVSSSNIDDRTHDLNQVHTSAPVKLDTAAKAHIEKHRKLQEDLTDEMVGLAQQLKESSLMMSQSLQNTEKILDSTEKAVEQSLASTGRANVRALEVYSKTSKTTCFTWLVIFLMTCIFIMVVLLIRVT
- the LOC110670367 gene encoding uncharacterized protein LOC110670367 isoform X2 → MGISKTEVNLRRLLAAAPQQQNKAKLIHYVATLREQLEQLAEERNPDGLPRVSKAKVNDYSEKIEAIATRIAAPLPHVLVSEKSDAGSSAKESPKADGETHFPSSPGLRRRFVSSSNIDDRTHDLNQVHTSAPVKLDTAAKAHIEKHRKLQEDLTDEMVGLAQQLKESSLMMSQSLQNTEKILDSTEKAVEQSLASTGRANVRALEVYSKTSKTTCFTWLVIFLMTCIFIMVVLLIRVT